CCCCGCCAGGTAGCCGTGGACGCGCTCGAAGAACGCCTCGATCTCGCGGTCCCGAGTCGCGGGGTCGTCCAGGCTCAGGAGCCAGCGGGGAGCGCGGAGCACGAGGCGGAATCCCTCGAGCAGGGCTTCGCGGCTCGCCACCTCGCCCGCGCGCATCCCGCCCATTCCGTCGGCGACCGCCATGAGATATCCGCCGCCCTCGTAGTGCGAGCCGAGATCGGACTCGGGGATGTTGCTCTGGATGCGCTCGACGAATCTCCCCGTGCGGAACACGAGGTAGGTGTCCTCGTTGACCTCCCGCTTCTTGCCGCGGTCGCTTCGCGCCGCGATCTCGACCTTGGTCCGGCTCGGCGTCAAGGGCGATCCTCCATCCGGGATGGCCGTCGCGCGGAACGCATCGACCTCAATCCTTGAGAACGAACGTGACCTTCATGTTCACGCGGTACTCCACGATCTTGCCGCCTTCGATCTTCATCGTCTGCTCCTGGACCCACGCGCCCTTGAGATTGTCGAGCGTCTTGTCGGCTCTCTCGATGCCGACCCGGATGGCGTCTTCGAAGCTCTTGGTAGAGGACGACGTGATCTCCGTGACTCTCGCGACCGCCATGGCTGCCTCCTTGAAGGTGTCGGAGTGACATTCCCGGGCTCGGCCCGGCACACGATTCTGGAGGAGAGGGCGGCGATGTCAAGCGTCGCGGGTGCGAACGGCAATCGAGAGTTTCGGCTTCATTGCCGTGGAGGAGCAGCAGAACGCACGCCAGGCGTCTCAAGGATCGCTCCGAGGTGCGCGGGGGGACTCGTGAAGGTTATCATCATGGTCGATCCGCGGCCCCGGACGGCGAGTTCCGAGGGCTCGAACCAAGGAGGAACCCATGACCACCACACTCAAGGCACGAAGCCTCGTACCCACGATCACCGCCAACGACCTCGACCGGAGCATCCGCTTCTACGAGGGACTTGGGTTCACGATCACGGAAAAGATGGAGGAGGAGGGAAAGGTCCTGGGGGTCATGATGGATGCGGGAGGCTCGACGCTGGGTCTGTCCCAGGATGATTTCGCGAAGGGGAAGGATCGCGTGAAGGGCGTCGGGATGCGCCTCTACCTCGAG
The Candidatus Eisenbacteria bacterium DNA segment above includes these coding regions:
- a CDS encoding VOC family protein, whose protein sequence is MTTTLKARSLVPTITANDLDRSIRFYEGLGFTITEKMEEEGKVLGVMMDAGGSTLGLSQDDFAKGKDRVKGVGMRLYLETDQDIETLANQAIQAGLRLDQGPAPLPWGPMGFTVTDPDGFRLTISKPT
- a CDS encoding dodecin family protein, with the protein product MAVARVTEITSSSTKSFEDAIRVGIERADKTLDNLKGAWVQEQTMKIEGGKIVEYRVNMKVTFVLKD